From a single Azospirillum fermentarium genomic region:
- the ftrA gene encoding transcriptional regulator FtrA — protein sequence MPIPPPNPRVAVLAYDGLCTFEFGIAVEVFGLPRPEMGAGWYSFAVAACDSGPLRATGGVRLVADGGLEVLDGAGTVIVPGWRGADTPVPAGLVGALRRAHGAGARLVSICSGVFVLAATGLLDGRRATTHWRYAARLAEAHPAIRFAPDVLYVDEGDVLTSAGSAAGIDLCLHIVRTDHGAAAANRVARRLVVPAHREGGQAQYVERPVPPEREGARLGPLLDRMRAGLDRVWSVDSMAEAAGMSRRTFLRRFRETTGQAPGDWLTAERLARARELLETTDLSVEDVTTACGFGSADTLRHHFRARLGTSPADYRRRFGGVSL from the coding sequence ATGCCAATCCCGCCCCCCAACCCCCGTGTGGCCGTTCTGGCCTATGACGGCCTGTGCACCTTCGAATTCGGCATCGCGGTGGAGGTGTTCGGCCTGCCGCGGCCCGAGATGGGGGCGGGCTGGTATTCCTTCGCCGTGGCCGCCTGCGACTCCGGCCCCCTGCGCGCCACCGGCGGCGTGCGGCTGGTGGCCGACGGCGGGCTGGAGGTGCTGGACGGGGCCGGCACCGTCATCGTGCCCGGCTGGCGCGGGGCGGATACCCCGGTGCCCGCCGGTCTGGTGGGTGCCTTGCGGCGGGCGCACGGGGCCGGCGCGCGGCTGGTGTCCATCTGTTCGGGGGTGTTCGTGCTGGCGGCCACCGGCCTGCTGGACGGGCGGCGGGCCACCACCCACTGGCGCTACGCCGCGCGTCTGGCCGAGGCTCACCCCGCCATCCGCTTCGCCCCCGACGTTCTGTATGTGGACGAGGGGGACGTGCTGACCTCCGCCGGCAGCGCGGCGGGGATCGACCTGTGCCTGCACATCGTGCGCACCGACCACGGTGCCGCCGCCGCCAACCGCGTGGCCCGCCGTCTGGTGGTCCCCGCCCACCGCGAGGGCGGGCAGGCCCAATATGTGGAACGTCCGGTTCCTCCCGAACGGGAAGGGGCGCGGCTGGGGCCGCTGCTGGACCGGATGCGCGCCGGGCTGGACCGGGTGTGGAGCGTCGATTCCATGGCCGAGGCCGCCGGCATGAGCCGCCGCACCTTCCTGCGCCGCTTCCGCGAGACGACGGGGCAGGCGCCGGGCGACTGGTTGACCGCCGAACGGCTGGCCCGCGCGCGCGAGCTGTTGGAAACCACGGATCTGAGCGTGGAGGACGTCACCACCGCCTGCGGCTTCGGGTCGGCGGACACGCTGCGCCACCATTTCCGCGCCCGGCTGGGCACGTCCCCGGCGGATTACCGGCGGCGGTTCGGGGGTGTGTCCTTATAA
- a CDS encoding rhodanese-like domain-containing protein, with protein MTNAVTEIPAAPPAEALAHFERRLSLETDCADVKAALDGAGPGGGTGFVLVDVRGRAAFARSHVPGAIGIPHRDLTERRLAAWPMDTLFVVYCAGPHCNGADRAAVRLARLGRPVKLMIGGMAGWADEGFPFAANS; from the coding sequence ATGACCAACGCCGTGACCGAGATCCCCGCCGCCCCGCCTGCCGAAGCGCTGGCCCATTTCGAACGCCGTCTGTCGCTGGAAACCGACTGCGCCGACGTCAAGGCCGCCCTGGACGGTGCCGGGCCGGGCGGCGGCACCGGCTTCGTGCTGGTGGACGTGCGCGGACGGGCGGCCTTTGCCCGGTCCCACGTGCCGGGGGCCATCGGCATTCCCCACCGCGACCTGACCGAACGGCGGCTGGCGGCGTGGCCCATGGACACGCTGTTCGTGGTCTATTGCGCCGGCCCCCATTGCAACGGCGCCGACCGCGCCGCGGTGCGGCTGGCGCGGCTGGGCCGCCCGGTGAAGCTGATGATCGGCGGCATGGCCGGCTGGGCGGACGAGGGGTTCCCCTTCGCCGCCAACAGCTAG
- a CDS encoding glycosyltransferase: MPLTVLTVADPFAPLTPGGDAAGLDGGAGQTVLALDAALVRAGHRSLVLACDGSAVAGTLVPLPRTRPGLSGAARRHVLGRQKALVDEMVRRVPVDVVHLHGTGFADTLPPPEVPALVTLYAPADAYPPGALGVERPGTVFAAPSRGPLAALPAGALKAGIIMPGMALDRLAIRVPKKRFAVATGAVEPASGFHRALDAAAAADIQLLIAGPEMDRGYFEGEIRPRLDGVRRYLGPVGFSRLRWLLGSARCLLAGGRDGAADPRPVLEAMACGTPAVAFAGSGLDEVIQHGTTGFLVDGVPAMAEAIAACEALDSEDCRTAARRRGSVEGMVERYLRLYTALAGGARPDGKDVSAVA, from the coding sequence ATGCCACTGACCGTTCTGACCGTGGCGGATCCCTTCGCCCCCCTGACGCCCGGCGGCGATGCCGCCGGCCTCGACGGCGGCGCGGGGCAGACGGTGCTGGCGCTCGATGCCGCCCTGGTGCGCGCCGGGCACCGGTCGCTGGTGCTGGCCTGCGACGGGTCGGCGGTGGCGGGCACGCTGGTGCCGCTGCCGCGCACCCGCCCCGGCCTGTCCGGTGCCGCCCGCCGCCATGTGCTGGGCCGCCAGAAGGCGTTGGTGGACGAGATGGTCCGGCGGGTGCCGGTGGATGTGGTCCACCTGCACGGCACCGGCTTTGCCGACACCCTGCCCCCGCCCGAGGTGCCGGCGCTGGTGACCCTGTACGCCCCCGCCGACGCCTATCCCCCCGGAGCGCTGGGGGTGGAGCGGCCCGGCACCGTGTTCGCCGCCCCGTCGCGGGGGCCGCTGGCCGCCCTGCCCGCCGGGGCGCTGAAGGCGGGGATCATCATGCCCGGCATGGCGCTGGACCGGCTGGCGATCAGGGTTCCCAAGAAACGCTTTGCCGTCGCCACCGGCGCGGTGGAGCCGGCCAGCGGCTTCCACCGCGCCCTCGACGCGGCGGCGGCGGCGGATATCCAGCTTCTCATCGCCGGGCCGGAGATGGACCGCGGCTATTTCGAAGGCGAGATCCGCCCGCGGCTGGACGGGGTGCGCCGCTATCTGGGGCCGGTGGGCTTTTCCCGCCTGCGCTGGCTGCTGGGGTCGGCGCGCTGCCTGCTGGCCGGCGGACGGGACGGTGCTGCCGATCCCCGCCCGGTGCTGGAAGCCATGGCCTGCGGCACCCCCGCCGTGGCCTTCGCCGGCAGCGGCCTGGACGAGGTGATCCAGCACGGCACCACCGGCTTTCTGGTGGACGGCGTGCCCGCCATGGCCGAGGCCATCGCCGCCTGCGAGGCGCTGGATTCCGAGGATTGCCGCACCGCCGCCCGCCGTCGCGGGTCGGTGGAGGGCATGGTGGAGCGGTATCTGCGCCTCTACACCGCGCTGGCCGGCGGCGCCCGCCCCGACGGCAAGGACGTGTCGGCGGTGGCCTAG
- a CDS encoding multidrug effflux MFS transporter, with translation MPRSDSLVIRVLLTVLVGFGPLSTDLYLPSLPMLVTVFGTDIATVQLTLSVFLIGFAGGQLLYGPLSDRFGRRPVLMGGVVLYLVASAACALAQTVDQLVAARFVQALGASCGPVVARAVVRDVYGRDRAATVLAYLAMAMALGPAVGPMIGGFLTAHVGWRSTFLALVGLGAGALVAVALLLAETNRHRDADALRPGRLMGNYARVLGDRRFLAYAAVVAGAYGGIFAFLSASSFVLIGGVGLSPALYGLSFGGVALGYMLGSFAAGRVSARLGVARMIRLGTLISLAGGAAGVMLAVGWPPSVLAVVLPMAVYNIGAGLTLPNAMAGAVGPYPTMAGLVSSLLGFIQMGAAALAGMVVGHLNNATAVPMMGAIALASLVAFAAHRLFVRS, from the coding sequence ATGCCCCGTTCCGATTCCCTGGTCATCCGTGTTCTGCTGACGGTGCTCGTCGGTTTCGGGCCGCTGTCCACCGATCTCTATCTGCCCTCCCTGCCCATGCTGGTGACGGTGTTCGGAACCGACATCGCCACGGTGCAATTGACGCTCTCGGTGTTTTTGATCGGCTTTGCCGGGGGGCAGCTTCTCTACGGCCCGCTGTCCGACCGTTTCGGGCGGCGCCCGGTGCTGATGGGCGGGGTGGTGCTGTATCTGGTGGCCAGCGCGGCGTGTGCGCTGGCCCAGACGGTGGACCAGCTCGTCGCCGCCCGGTTCGTGCAGGCGCTGGGGGCGAGCTGCGGGCCGGTGGTGGCACGGGCGGTGGTGCGCGACGTCTATGGCCGCGACCGGGCCGCGACGGTGCTGGCCTATCTTGCCATGGCCATGGCGCTGGGGCCGGCGGTGGGGCCGATGATCGGCGGGTTCCTGACCGCGCACGTGGGGTGGCGCAGCACGTTCCTGGCGCTGGTGGGGCTGGGGGCGGGGGCGCTGGTCGCCGTGGCCCTGCTGCTGGCTGAAACCAACCGGCACCGCGATGCGGATGCGCTGCGGCCGGGGCGGCTGATGGGCAATTACGCCCGCGTGCTGGGGGACCGGCGGTTCCTGGCCTATGCCGCGGTGGTGGCCGGGGCCTATGGCGGGATCTTCGCCTTTCTCTCCGCCTCGTCCTTCGTGCTGATCGGGGGGGTGGGGCTGTCGCCGGCCCTCTACGGCCTCAGCTTCGGCGGGGTGGCGCTGGGGTACATGCTGGGCAGCTTCGCCGCCGGGCGGGTGTCGGCGCGGCTGGGGGTGGCGCGCATGATCCGGCTGGGCACGCTGATTTCGCTGGCCGGCGGGGCGGCGGGGGTGATGCTGGCCGTGGGCTGGCCGCCGTCGGTGCTGGCCGTTGTTTTGCCCATGGCGGTCTACAACATCGGCGCCGGCCTGACCCTGCCCAACGCCATGGCCGGGGCGGTGGGGCCGTATCCCACCATGGCCGGGCTGGTGTCGTCCCTGCTGGGCTTCATCCAGATGGGGGCGGCGGCGCTGGCGGGGATGGTGGTCGGGCATCTGAACAACGCCACCGCCGTGCCCATGATGGGGGCCATCGCCCTGGCGTCGCTGGTGGCGTTCGCCGCTCACCGCCTGTTCGTGCGCTCCTGA
- a CDS encoding LysR family transcriptional regulator yields the protein MNLNAIDLNLLKAFDALMVERGVTRAAQRIGLSQPAMSHALSRLRDVFKDELFVRTPAGLEPTNRARDLAALLEPALEGVRAALTLASGFDPATSHRTFTAAMAEYAEIALVERLTERFERLAPAAALRLVPATSSDYEGQLDRGSADVALLHLRDSPVRFERRPAFCDPMVVMARPGNPWLEQPLTPALYAALPHVLVSPRGTVTGGMDEALAQHGLSRRISLFVGTYMALPLALARSDLVATVPAHTARRIAAMAGLDIHPLPFARRSEVSMVWHRRCRSDPAQEWFRELILELAPES from the coding sequence ATGAACCTCAACGCCATCGACCTCAACCTGCTGAAGGCGTTCGACGCGCTGATGGTGGAGCGGGGCGTGACCCGCGCGGCCCAGCGCATCGGCCTGTCGCAGCCGGCCATGAGCCACGCCCTGTCCCGCCTGCGCGACGTGTTCAAGGACGAGTTGTTCGTGCGCACGCCCGCGGGGCTGGAGCCGACCAACCGCGCCCGCGATCTGGCCGCCCTGCTGGAACCGGCGCTGGAGGGGGTGCGGGCCGCCCTCACCCTCGCCAGCGGCTTCGACCCCGCCACCAGCCACCGCACCTTCACCGCCGCCATGGCGGAATACGCCGAAATCGCGCTGGTGGAGCGGCTGACGGAACGCTTCGAACGGTTGGCACCGGCGGCGGCGCTGCGGCTGGTTCCCGCCACGTCCTCCGATTACGAGGGACAATTGGACCGCGGCTCGGCGGATGTGGCGCTGCTGCACCTGCGCGACTCACCGGTGCGGTTCGAGCGGCGGCCGGCGTTCTGCGACCCCATGGTGGTGATGGCCCGGCCCGGCAACCCATGGCTGGAGCAGCCGCTGACGCCGGCCCTCTACGCCGCCCTGCCCCATGTGCTGGTGTCGCCGCGGGGCACGGTGACCGGCGGCATGGACGAGGCGCTGGCCCAGCATGGCCTGAGCCGCCGCATCAGCCTGTTCGTCGGCACCTACATGGCCTTGCCGCTGGCCCTGGCGCGGTCGGATCTGGTGGCGACGGTCCCGGCCCACACCGCCCGGCGAATCGCCGCCATGGCCGGTTTGGACATCCACCCCCTGCCCTTTGCCCGCCGGTCGGAGGTGTCCATGGTCTGGCACCGCCGCTGCCGCAGCGACCCGGCGCAGGAATGGTTCCGGGAACTGATTCTGGAATTGGCCCCGGAGTCGTAA
- a CDS encoding MgtC/SapB family protein translates to MDLTSDSTTVGTGIRLVAAAACGMALGLDREMRRKAAGLRTLTLVSVSAAATTLVALSLYRGALEAGHSSDMDPTRVIQGLAQAIGFISAGVMVRAGLSVRGATTAAMIWMAGALGIACGAGLFAIAGITLGLTLLVTVGLTRVERRFFPPDSEGEEGQERTNRR, encoded by the coding sequence ATGGACTTGACAAGCGACAGCACCACCGTGGGCACCGGCATCCGGCTTGTGGCCGCCGCGGCGTGCGGCATGGCGCTGGGACTCGACCGGGAGATGCGCCGAAAGGCGGCGGGCCTGCGCACGCTGACCCTGGTGTCGGTCAGTGCCGCGGCGACCACGCTGGTGGCGCTGTCGCTTTACCGCGGGGCACTGGAGGCCGGGCACAGCAGCGACATGGACCCCACCCGCGTGATCCAGGGGCTGGCCCAGGCCATCGGCTTCATCAGCGCCGGCGTGATGGTCCGCGCCGGGCTGTCGGTGCGCGGGGCCACCACCGCGGCGATGATCTGGATGGCCGGCGCGCTGGGAATCGCGTGCGGGGCCGGGCTGTTCGCCATCGCCGGCATCACGCTGGGGCTGACGCTGCTGGTCACGGTGGGGCTGACGCGGGTCGAGCGGCGGTTCTTTCCCCCCGACTCCGAGGGGGAAGAAGGTCAGGAGCGCACGAACAGGCGGTGA
- a CDS encoding type III PLP-dependent enzyme, with the protein MNEKIARFFDEQRPQTPCLVLDLDVVEENYRALNEALPDARIFYAVKANPAPEILALLTRLGSAFDTASVPEIDMVLAAGCTPDRISYGNTIKKEADIRTAYEKGVRLFAYDSIEELEKIARAAPGARVFCRILTSGEGAEWPLSRKFGCDLPMARDLLIKARELGVTPWGVSFHVGSQQKDLTQWDKAIFEVAQLFRELEILGIDLGMINMGGGFPTRYRSDVPESAAYGQAIFDSLRRHFGNHLPETIVEPGRGMVGSAGVIESEVVLVSRKSAGDVKRWVYLDIGKFGGLAETMDEAIQYPIEVLGDRTEECEQVVLAGPTCDSADVLYERAEYALPMDLKAGDRVRIHATGAYTTTYSAVCFNGFAPLKYHCI; encoded by the coding sequence ATGAACGAGAAGATTGCGCGCTTTTTCGACGAACAGCGCCCGCAGACCCCGTGCCTTGTCCTCGACCTGGACGTGGTGGAAGAGAATTACCGCGCGCTGAACGAGGCGCTGCCCGACGCCCGCATCTTCTACGCGGTCAAGGCGAACCCGGCCCCGGAAATCCTGGCGCTGCTGACCCGTCTGGGGTCGGCGTTCGACACCGCCAGCGTGCCGGAAATCGACATGGTGCTGGCCGCCGGCTGCACGCCCGACCGCATTTCCTACGGCAACACCATCAAGAAGGAAGCGGACATCCGCACCGCCTATGAAAAGGGTGTGCGCCTGTTCGCCTACGACAGCATCGAAGAGCTGGAGAAGATCGCCCGCGCCGCCCCCGGTGCGCGTGTGTTCTGCCGCATCCTGACCTCCGGCGAGGGTGCCGAGTGGCCGCTGTCGCGCAAGTTCGGCTGCGACCTGCCCATGGCCCGCGACCTGCTGATCAAGGCGCGCGAGCTGGGCGTGACCCCGTGGGGCGTGTCGTTCCACGTCGGCTCGCAGCAGAAGGATCTGACCCAGTGGGACAAGGCCATTTTCGAGGTGGCGCAGCTCTTCCGTGAGCTGGAGATCCTGGGCATCGACCTGGGCATGATCAACATGGGCGGCGGCTTCCCCACCCGTTACCGCAGCGACGTGCCGGAATCGGCGGCCTATGGCCAGGCGATCTTCGACAGCCTGCGCCGCCACTTCGGCAACCACCTGCCGGAAACCATCGTCGAGCCGGGCCGCGGCATGGTCGGCAGCGCCGGCGTCATCGAAAGCGAAGTGGTGCTGGTGTCGCGCAAGTCGGCGGGCGATGTGAAGCGCTGGGTCTATCTGGATATCGGCAAGTTCGGCGGTCTGGCCGAAACCATGGACGAGGCCATCCAGTACCCCATCGAGGTGCTGGGCGACCGCACCGAGGAGTGCGAACAGGTGGTGCTGGCCGGTCCCACCTGCGACAGCGCCGACGTGCTGTACGAGCGCGCCGAATACGCCCTGCCCATGGACCTGAAGGCCGGCGACCGCGTGCGCATCCATGCGACGGGCGCCTACACCACCACCTACTCGGCGGTGTGCTTCAACGGCTTCGCCCCGCTGAAGTACCACTGCATCTGA